From Primulina huaijiensis isolate GDHJ02 chromosome 15, ASM1229523v2, whole genome shotgun sequence, one genomic window encodes:
- the LOC140960315 gene encoding uncharacterized protein encodes MKIDKFFPSYEDLNDVEMKVVEKSVALQGKPVILTLDSSTDIVAYGTVVEVNGTNNLLHRVPLPQNCMRVSIDEAMQKSALLPVSIPNECENVGDAVGTHVAWPNHLIMLRQEKRQMNKTVSVERNQTLSSNVPRAVRMV; translated from the exons ATGAAAATCGACAAGTTTTTCCCCAGTTATGAAGATTTGAATGATGTCGAAATGAAAGTTGTGGAAAAATCTGTTGCTTTACAG GGAAAACCAGTTATTTTGACATTGGATTCTAGCACAGACATTGTTGCATATGGAACAGTTGTTGAGGTCAATGGAACTAATAACTTGCTTCATCGTGTTCCATTACCTCAAAATTGCATGCGTGTATCCATTGATGAAGCAATGCAAAAATCAGCACTTTTACCAGTTTCCATTCCCAATGAATGTGAAAATGTTGGTGATGCCGTAGGAACACATGTGGCTTGGCCAAATCATTTGATAATGCTACGACAAGAG AAGCGTCAAATGAACAAAACTGTCAGTGTCGAAAGAAACCAGACTTTGTCATCAAATGTGCCAAGAGCAGTGCGCATGGTGTAA
- the LOC140958858 gene encoding uncharacterized protein encodes MKIYKFFPSYEDLNDVEMKVVEKSVALQGKPVILTLDSSTDIVAYGTVVEVNGANNLIHGVPLPQNCMRVSIDEAMQKSALFLVPILNECENVGDVVGTHVAWPNHFIMLRQDVHVCLYFKVNVCQIFHIK; translated from the exons ATGAAAATTTACAAGTTTTTCCCCAGTTATGAAGATTTGAATGATGTCGAAATGAAAGTTGTGGAAAAATCTGTTGCTTTACAG GGAAAACCAGTTATTTTGACATTGGATTCTAGCACAGACATTGTTGCATATGGAACAGTTGTTGAGGTCAATGGAGCTAATAACTTGATTCATGGTGTTCCATTACCTCAAAATTGCATGCGTGTATCCATTGATGAAGCAATGCAAAAATCAGCACTTTTTCTAGTTCCGATTCTCAATGAATGTGAAAATGTTGGTGATGTCGTAGGAACACATGTTGCTTGGCCAAATCATTTTATAATGCTACGACAAGACGTACACGTATGTTTATATTTCAAAGTAAATGTATGCCAAATTTTCCA CATCAAATGA
- the LOC140958864 gene encoding uncharacterized protein, with translation MIVERIGTLAYRLDFQQSLSLIHNVFHVSMLRKYEPDPSHILNVEAVELDSSLSYVEHPVQILDRKERQLRSKTIPLVLVQLSRHGREESTWELEAKMLQEWPHLFENVMNYAMYSKFPMYY, from the coding sequence ATgattgttgagaggattggcacaTTGGCTTATCGTTTGGATTTTCAGCAGAGTTTGTCTTTGATAcataatgtgtttcatgtatctatgttgcggaagtatgagCCAGATCCGTCTCATATCTTGAATGTTGAGGCTGTGGAGTTAGACAGTTCTCTTAGCTATGTTGAACATCCAGTGCAAATTTTGGACCGCAAGGAAAGACAGCTCAGGAGCAAGACGATTCCACTAGTTTTGGTACAATTGAGTAGGCATGGAAGAGAAGAATCCACATGGGAATTAGAGGCAAAGATGCTACAAGAATGGCCTCATTTATTTGAGAATGTAATGAATTACGCGATGTATTCTAAATTTCCTATGTATTATTAG